One window from the genome of Nitrosospira multiformis encodes:
- the hprK gene encoding HPr(Ser) kinase/phosphatase, with translation MSRISITQLFEEKQQKLTLTWEGGRDGGDRQLDDDAIARSTQGIIGHLNFIHPNWIQVLNDPEADYLNQLDPVSLRQNMERLAQSNLWCIIVAGGAPVPASIKIFADSTHTPLFCSPHSSLEVIWILRPYLGRALAPSSSRHGVLLDVLGMGVMITGESGVGKSELALELVSRGHGLVADDVVELYRIAPETLEGRCPPMLRDFLEVRGLGMLNIRTIFGETAVRRKKNMKLIVHLQKPNSVDFNSLERLPINDVTENILDVNIRKVIIPVAAGRNLAVLVEAAVRNYVLQLRGIDSAQEFLARHQQEMENQENDKNLENEP, from the coding sequence ATGTCCCGAATCAGTATCACGCAACTATTTGAAGAAAAACAGCAAAAGCTGACTCTGACCTGGGAGGGAGGGAGGGACGGTGGTGACAGGCAACTCGACGATGATGCCATCGCCCGCTCTACACAGGGGATAATCGGTCATCTCAATTTCATCCACCCTAACTGGATACAGGTGCTGAACGATCCAGAAGCTGATTATCTCAATCAGCTCGATCCTGTTTCCTTGCGGCAGAATATGGAGCGGCTTGCGCAAAGCAACCTGTGGTGCATTATCGTTGCCGGTGGCGCTCCCGTGCCAGCCTCAATAAAGATTTTTGCAGACTCCACTCATACTCCCTTGTTCTGTTCGCCGCATTCCAGCCTGGAGGTGATCTGGATATTGCGTCCCTATCTGGGGCGCGCCCTGGCTCCTTCCAGTAGCCGGCACGGCGTTCTGCTGGACGTTCTGGGAATGGGCGTAATGATTACTGGCGAAAGCGGTGTCGGCAAAAGTGAACTTGCGCTGGAACTGGTGAGCCGTGGTCACGGGCTGGTCGCGGATGATGTGGTGGAGCTTTATCGCATCGCTCCGGAAACCCTGGAGGGACGCTGTCCGCCGATGTTGCGCGATTTTCTTGAAGTCCGCGGGTTGGGAATGCTGAATATTCGTACTATTTTTGGCGAGACCGCGGTACGCCGGAAAAAAAACATGAAGCTTATCGTGCATCTGCAAAAACCCAACAGTGTGGATTTTAATTCCCTGGAACGGCTGCCGATCAATGACGTCACCGAAAACATACTGGACGTCAATATCCGAAAAGTTATCATCCCGGTTGCCGCGGGGCGCAACTTGGCCGTACTGGTGGAAGCGGCGGTGCGTAATTATGTCTTGCAGCTGCGAGGGATCGACAGCGCCCAGGAGTTTCTTGCGCGGCATCAGCAGGAAATGGAGAATCAGGAAAATGATAAAAACCTGGAAAATGAGCCGTGA
- the lptC gene encoding LPS export ABC transporter periplasmic protein LptC: MTSWMLSGFLLLLATLLAALLFWLNQSAQAPSPVQADGSRVAAPDYMIENFSAVRMDRDGVTRHLLSAKRMLHYPDDDTTDLEQPRFINTEPGKPVMRVDADQAKMTANGEDVYLTGNVKVLRGGGKGRKETVMTTSFLHLLPDDGIAKTDRPVVITEANAVINAVGMEVSNRTQVTQLLSQVRVVHAKAR; this comes from the coding sequence ATGACCAGCTGGATGCTTTCCGGATTTCTGCTCCTCCTGGCTACCTTGCTGGCGGCGCTGTTGTTCTGGTTGAACCAGTCGGCACAAGCGCCCTCTCCGGTCCAGGCCGATGGGTCGCGTGTCGCCGCACCTGACTACATGATAGAAAATTTCTCCGCGGTGCGCATGGACCGTGATGGCGTTACGCGTCACTTGCTTTCCGCAAAAAGAATGCTGCATTATCCGGACGACGATACCACTGATCTGGAACAACCCCGCTTCATCAATACCGAGCCCGGTAAACCGGTGATGCGGGTGGATGCGGACCAGGCGAAAATGACCGCCAACGGCGAAGATGTCTATCTAACGGGTAACGTCAAGGTACTGCGGGGCGGGGGTAAAGGCCGAAAGGAGACGGTCATGACTACCAGCTTTTTGCATCTCCTTCCTGATGACGGCATTGCCAAAACCGACAGGCCTGTGGTTATCACCGAAGCGAATGCGGTCATCAACGCGGTCGGTATGGAAGTCAGTAACCGTACCCAGGTTACCCAGTTATTATCACAGGTCAGAGTTGTTCATGCCAAAGCGCGCTAG
- a CDS encoding cobalamin-binding protein produces the protein MRYGVLALLLILPWISISAAVDVTRKTSPVNGPLILPIKLTDDRGRDIRLNHFATRIISLSPHITELVFAAGAGGKLVGVSRYSDYPEAAKSISDVGDSSSLDLERIIALKPDLVVAWRSGNSISDIEKLEKLGLTVFATEATRLEDVPRLLRIIGALAETSIQAESAARVYEAELRQIKRTYSGRQPVRVFQLIWHQPFMTVNGHHIISDIIDICGGINVFASAASLTPVISAENLLEADPQAVISSLSLEFAETGIRERLSTISAVRNNHLFFVHPDLLHRQTPRILQAAQKVCAQLEAVRSG, from the coding sequence ATGAGATATGGTGTTTTAGCGCTGCTGCTTATATTGCCGTGGATTTCCATCAGTGCTGCTGTGGATGTGACGCGCAAGACTTCGCCGGTAAATGGGCCGCTTATTTTGCCGATTAAGCTGACCGACGATCGTGGACGCGATATCCGCCTGAATCATTTTGCTACACGTATTATCTCGCTCTCTCCCCATATCACCGAACTGGTATTCGCAGCAGGTGCTGGCGGCAAGCTTGTGGGCGTCAGCCGTTACAGCGATTATCCGGAGGCGGCTAAATCCATTTCAGACGTTGGGGATTCATCCAGTCTTGATCTGGAAAGAATTATTGCACTCAAGCCTGATCTGGTGGTTGCATGGCGTAGCGGCAACTCCATTTCCGATATTGAGAAACTTGAGAAACTGGGGCTGACTGTTTTTGCCACGGAAGCCACCAGACTGGAAGATGTGCCCCGTTTATTGCGAATAATCGGCGCGCTGGCAGAAACCTCAATACAGGCGGAATCAGCGGCGAGGGTTTACGAAGCGGAGTTGCGGCAAATCAAACGCACTTATAGCGGCCGTCAGCCGGTCAGGGTATTTCAGTTGATCTGGCATCAGCCATTCATGACGGTAAATGGTCATCATATTATCAGCGATATCATCGATATTTGCGGCGGCATCAATGTGTTCGCTTCCGCAGCTTCCCTAACGCCGGTGATATCCGCGGAAAACTTGCTGGAAGCCGATCCTCAGGCCGTTATCAGCAGCCTATCGCTCGAATTCGCCGAAACCGGGATCAGAGAGCGCTTGTCAACCATCAGCGCGGTCAGAAACAATCATTTATTTTTTGTGCACCCTGATCTCCTGCATCGCCAGACGCCACGCATTTTGCAAGCGGCGCAAAAAGTATGCGCGCAGTTGGAGGCAGTCCGCTCAGGCTAA
- a CDS encoding BON domain-containing protein gives MNDKFKWMVFTGTLIGALFITGCTKHEDKVHDSWVTPPAGPVIDDTALTANIRSALRADPNVKNLDVKIEARNGEVMLGGLVDNQTQMDRVIMLAWMAEGIKKVDNKMSLKSAGAAAKDG, from the coding sequence ATGAATGATAAATTTAAATGGATGGTTTTTACCGGAACGCTTATCGGTGCCCTCTTCATCACCGGCTGCACGAAGCATGAAGACAAGGTGCACGACTCCTGGGTAACCCCCCCGGCGGGGCCGGTCATCGACGATACCGCCCTTACCGCCAACATACGATCAGCATTGCGCGCCGATCCGAATGTCAAAAATCTGGATGTAAAAATCGAGGCGCGCAACGGCGAGGTCATGCTGGGTGGTTTGGTGGATAATCAAACCCAGATGGATCGCGTTATCATGCTCGCATGGATGGCGGAGGGCATTAAAAAAGTGGACAATAAAATGAGCTTAAAGAGTGCCGGCGCGGCTGCAAAAGATGGATAG
- a CDS encoding YajD family HNH nuclease produces MTSKSTPPDNARLDRVVAEARHNREQRNTTYREQALRIYPWICGRCAREFTHVNLQLLTVHHRDHNHDNNPADGSNWELLCVYCHENEHSRYLDSTGGGGLPGSKEETHATHNPFANLKTLLKNKE; encoded by the coding sequence ATGACATCTAAATCAACCCCACCGGACAACGCCAGGCTGGATCGTGTTGTCGCCGAAGCCCGGCACAACCGGGAACAACGCAACACAACCTATCGCGAACAGGCACTCAGGATTTATCCCTGGATCTGCGGGCGATGTGCACGTGAGTTTACTCACGTGAACCTCCAGTTGTTGACGGTACATCACCGGGATCACAATCACGACAACAATCCGGCTGATGGCAGCAATTGGGAATTACTGTGCGTGTACTGTCATGAAAACGAGCATTCCCGATACCTGGATAGCACCGGCGGTGGTGGTTTACCGGGTAGTAAAGAGGAAACCCACGCCACGCATAATCCCTTTGCAAATCTCAAAACCTTGCTCAAAAATAAAGAGTAA
- the ispH gene encoding 4-hydroxy-3-methylbut-2-enyl diphosphate reductase, producing the protein MIKVLLANPRGFCAGVDRAIEIVERALAMHGAPIYVRHEVVHNRFVVENLEKKGAVFVENLDEVPVGSILIFSAHGVSHEVRREAQAQQFKVFDATCPLVTKVHIEVAKMREQGREIIMIGHQGHPEVEGTMGQAEGDGPCMYLVETEEDVDNLQVKDPTHLAYVTQTTLSVDDATRVIKALKKRFPKITGPKKDDICYATQNRQDAVKMMVKQCDLVIVVGSPNSSNSNRLCEVARNAGVDAFMIDRAEQLQESWLEEKDRIGITAGASAPEVLVQEVISRLRQIGAGQAGREVVVEELSGVVESVVFPLPKN; encoded by the coding sequence ATGATTAAAGTATTGCTTGCAAATCCCAGAGGTTTTTGCGCTGGTGTGGATCGCGCTATTGAGATTGTCGAGCGGGCGCTGGCCATGCATGGTGCACCGATTTACGTGCGTCACGAGGTGGTGCATAACCGTTTCGTGGTGGAAAATCTGGAAAAAAAAGGAGCGGTATTTGTTGAGAATCTTGATGAAGTGCCTGTCGGCAGCATCCTGATTTTTAGTGCGCATGGCGTTTCCCATGAAGTGCGGCGAGAAGCCCAGGCGCAACAGTTCAAGGTATTCGATGCTACCTGTCCGCTCGTGACCAAAGTTCATATTGAAGTGGCAAAGATGCGCGAGCAGGGCAGGGAAATCATCATGATCGGCCACCAGGGTCATCCGGAGGTGGAGGGCACCATGGGCCAGGCTGAAGGGGACGGTCCTTGCATGTATCTGGTGGAAACAGAAGAGGACGTCGACAATTTGCAAGTTAAAGACCCGACTCATCTGGCCTATGTCACCCAGACCACGCTGTCGGTGGATGATGCAACGCGGGTGATCAAGGCATTGAAGAAGCGCTTTCCAAAAATCACCGGACCGAAAAAGGACGATATTTGCTATGCCACGCAAAATCGCCAGGATGCGGTCAAAATGATGGTAAAGCAGTGCGATCTGGTGATTGTCGTGGGTTCCCCCAACAGTTCCAACTCCAATCGGCTGTGTGAGGTCGCACGAAACGCCGGTGTGGATGCGTTTATGATAGATCGTGCCGAGCAATTGCAGGAAAGCTGGCTGGAGGAGAAGGACCGGATCGGTATTACCGCTGGCGCTTCCGCACCGGAAGTGCTCGTGCAGGAAGTCATATCGCGCCTCAGACAGATTGGAGCCGGACAGGCTGGCAGGGAAGTGGTGGTAGAGGAACTCAGCGGCGTGGTTGAGTCGGTGGTATTTCCATTGCCTAAAAATTGA
- the lptA gene encoding lipopolysaccharide transport periplasmic protein LptA, protein MKSFFVMFFLAMAALLFTRPVLAERADRDKPIHLEADKATVQDANKLATFTGNVVFTQGTLVIRADKMTVKEDANGFQHATAFGNLASFRQKRDGADDYIEGWSERMEYDSKADKVQLFKKARLKRGHDEVHGDYIAYDAINEFFQVTSNTNEVSSTQTNTDGRVRAVIQPKKKEQKPKDESP, encoded by the coding sequence ATGAAATCATTCTTCGTCATGTTTTTTTTGGCCATGGCAGCCCTGCTATTTACGCGACCGGTATTGGCCGAGCGCGCGGATCGCGATAAACCCATCCATCTGGAAGCCGATAAGGCCACCGTGCAGGATGCCAACAAACTTGCCACATTTACCGGCAACGTGGTATTCACACAGGGCACGCTGGTCATCCGTGCTGACAAGATGACCGTGAAAGAAGATGCCAACGGTTTTCAACATGCTACCGCTTTCGGTAATCTCGCCAGCTTTCGGCAGAAGCGCGATGGCGCGGATGATTATATCGAAGGCTGGAGCGAACGTATGGAATACGACAGCAAGGCCGACAAGGTCCAGCTCTTCAAGAAAGCAAGATTGAAAAGAGGGCACGATGAAGTTCATGGAGATTATATTGCCTACGATGCTATCAATGAATTTTTTCAGGTTACGAGCAACACCAATGAGGTGAGCAGCACTCAAACAAATACTGACGGACGAGTGCGGGCAGTAATTCAGCCGAAGAAAAAGGAGCAAAAACCGAAGGATGAGAGTCCGTAG
- a CDS encoding 3-deoxy-7-phosphoheptulonate synthase: protein MILVLSPDTRADSSEYRQLMVHLANLPGISTRVHSEVGVEQTLTEVYLIGNTKALPVEDMRSLPCVEQVVRISEEYRVLGRHKDDHRPTYFDYNGVRFGQDTLNVFAGLCAVDTLEHVELMMLALRDNGQVCTRMGAYKPRTSPYSFQGHGKACLPYVFELAGKYGIKVIAMEITHESHVEEIRDALFRTGNATGVMLQIGTRNTQNFELLKIVGRQQDFPVLIKRGFGITLDESLNAAEYLASEGNRKVVFGLRGMKTNMADPHRNFVDFAHVPVVKRLTRMPVCIDPSHSVGLRAPSPEGILDIMHVTAQGVIAGANMVLVDFHPVPNKALVDGPQALLIKELPLFLEDVRIARAAYEQRVALARRYQEAES from the coding sequence ATGATTCTTGTCCTGAGCCCGGATACCCGGGCTGACAGTTCCGAGTACAGGCAGTTAATGGTGCACCTGGCTAATTTGCCGGGTATCTCCACGCGCGTGCATAGCGAAGTTGGCGTCGAGCAGACGCTGACCGAAGTATATTTGATTGGCAATACCAAGGCGTTGCCTGTTGAGGATATGCGAAGCCTGCCATGTGTCGAGCAGGTTGTCCGGATTTCGGAGGAGTATCGTGTTCTCGGCCGGCACAAGGACGATCACAGACCTACCTACTTCGACTATAACGGCGTGCGCTTTGGCCAGGATACGCTGAATGTATTCGCCGGGTTGTGTGCGGTGGATACCCTGGAGCATGTCGAATTAATGATGTTGGCGCTACGCGACAATGGGCAGGTGTGCACTCGTATGGGCGCCTATAAGCCGCGCACCAGCCCGTATTCGTTTCAGGGGCACGGCAAGGCATGTCTCCCTTACGTATTCGAGCTCGCCGGGAAATATGGCATCAAGGTGATCGCCATGGAAATCACCCATGAGTCCCATGTGGAAGAAATTCGTGACGCGCTCTTCCGGACCGGCAATGCGACCGGCGTCATGCTCCAGATCGGTACACGCAATACACAAAATTTTGAACTGCTGAAGATTGTCGGACGTCAGCAGGACTTTCCTGTATTGATCAAGCGTGGCTTCGGCATTACCCTGGATGAATCGCTCAATGCCGCGGAATATCTGGCTTCCGAGGGTAATCGTAAAGTCGTGTTTGGATTGCGCGGCATGAAAACCAACATGGCGGATCCCCACCGCAATTTTGTGGATTTCGCTCATGTGCCGGTGGTCAAACGCCTGACGCGCATGCCCGTTTGCATTGATCCTTCGCATTCGGTTGGCCTGCGCGCGCCTTCGCCAGAAGGCATCCTGGATATCATGCATGTTACCGCCCAAGGTGTGATAGCGGGTGCCAACATGGTACTGGTGGATTTTCACCCGGTACCGAATAAGGCGCTCGTGGATGGGCCGCAGGCGCTACTGATCAAAGAGTTGCCGCTTTTTCTGGAGGATGTCCGCATCGCACGCGCCGCTTACGAACAACGCGTGGCCCTGGCCAGACGTTATCAGGAAGCGGAATCGTAA
- the lptB gene encoding LPS export ABC transporter ATP-binding protein produces MSELRAGNLRKRYKSRTVVQDVSLSVNSGEVVGLLGPNGAGKTTCFYMMVGLVPLDGGGIYLDERDLTQLPIHQRARLGLSYLPQEASIFRRLSVADNIRAVLELKSYTADEMQQRLDDLLHDLHISHIRTSQGISLSGGERRRVEIARALATQPRFILLDEPFAGVDPIAVLDIQKIIQFLKERDIGVLITDHNVRETLGICDRAYIISDGMVLASGKPDEIIYNEDVRKVYLGEHFRL; encoded by the coding sequence ATGAGTGAGTTAAGAGCGGGTAATCTAAGAAAGCGTTACAAATCTCGCACAGTTGTGCAGGATGTGTCGCTTTCCGTCAACAGCGGCGAAGTAGTCGGTCTGCTGGGGCCTAATGGTGCCGGAAAAACCACTTGTTTTTACATGATGGTTGGATTGGTGCCGCTGGACGGCGGTGGCATATACTTGGACGAGCGCGATTTGACTCAGCTGCCGATTCATCAGCGGGCACGCCTGGGCTTGAGCTATCTGCCGCAGGAGGCCTCAATCTTCAGGCGGCTTTCCGTGGCTGACAATATTCGCGCGGTGCTGGAATTGAAGAGTTACACAGCCGATGAAATGCAGCAGCGTCTGGATGATCTGTTGCATGATCTGCACATCAGCCATATCCGTACCAGCCAGGGTATCAGTTTGTCCGGCGGTGAGCGCCGCCGTGTGGAAATTGCCCGGGCGCTCGCGACGCAGCCACGGTTCATTCTGCTGGATGAGCCATTTGCCGGGGTGGATCCCATTGCCGTGCTGGATATCCAGAAAATTATCCAGTTCCTCAAAGAACGCGACATCGGTGTTCTCATTACCGATCATAACGTCAGGGAAACACTAGGGATTTGTGACCGCGCCTACATCATCAGTGACGGTATGGTGCTGGCGAGCGGTAAGCCTGATGAAATCATCTATAATGAAGATGTAAGAAAAGTGTATTTGGGGGAACACTTCCGACTGTGA
- a CDS encoding RNA polymerase factor sigma-54, whose amino-acid sequence MKPTLQFKLSQHLALTPQLQQAIRLLQLSTVELNQEIERIVQENPLLELDDSIGSDVTEYRPNLLDSSVEPLAPDLLEASGDTMAEMPAAESDSGIKNGMADESDWSGDDGTFRSTRDEDEERDFPQQAAEPPSLREHLNMQLSLSQIGERDRRIVGLLIDSLNDDGYLAQDLEELVSFLPPELEIDIDALHIALEYLQHLDPPGVGARNLRECLSMQLQALPEGTPFRDRALLLVDSHLDSLASRDFCTIKKLLHCDDECLRSVQHLITHLNPRPGTAFSSAVARYIIPDVIVTKINGSWVASLNPEAMPRLKINRLYADILKRSHDDSARRLVSQLHEAKWLIKNVQQRFGTILRVSSAVVDRQRQFFEHGAVAMRPLVLREIAEALELHESTISRVTTQKFMRTPRGIFELKYFFGSHVATDTGGACSATAIRALIKQMVNAENAKKPLSDSQISEILGQQGIVVARRTVAKYRESIQIPPVNLRKSF is encoded by the coding sequence ATGAAGCCTACCCTCCAGTTTAAACTGTCGCAGCACCTGGCGCTTACTCCTCAATTGCAGCAAGCCATCCGGTTGCTACAGCTTTCCACGGTTGAACTGAATCAGGAGATTGAGCGCATCGTGCAGGAAAATCCCCTGCTGGAGCTGGATGACAGCATCGGTAGCGACGTTACTGAATATCGGCCTAACCTCCTCGATAGCTCGGTGGAACCGCTCGCCCCGGATTTGCTGGAAGCCTCCGGTGACACCATGGCGGAGATGCCTGCGGCCGAGAGCGATTCTGGTATAAAAAATGGCATGGCCGATGAATCGGACTGGTCCGGCGACGATGGCACTTTTCGCAGCACGCGTGATGAGGACGAGGAGCGAGATTTTCCGCAACAGGCGGCAGAGCCCCCCAGTTTACGTGAGCATCTTAATATGCAACTCAGCCTGAGCCAGATTGGCGAGCGCGACCGGCGAATTGTCGGCTTACTGATCGACAGCTTGAATGACGATGGCTACCTTGCTCAGGATCTGGAAGAACTCGTTAGCTTCTTGCCGCCGGAGCTTGAAATAGATATCGATGCTCTGCACATTGCCCTTGAATATCTGCAGCATCTTGATCCGCCTGGTGTGGGCGCGCGTAATTTGAGGGAATGCCTGAGCATGCAATTGCAAGCTCTGCCGGAAGGTACACCCTTCCGGGATCGCGCGCTACTTCTGGTTGACAGCCATCTCGACAGCCTGGCGTCACGGGATTTTTGCACAATCAAAAAGTTGTTGCATTGTGATGACGAATGCCTGCGTTCAGTTCAGCATCTTATCACCCACTTGAATCCGAGACCGGGTACGGCGTTCAGTTCGGCGGTAGCGCGTTACATTATCCCTGACGTGATCGTAACAAAAATCAATGGTTCCTGGGTAGCCAGTCTCAATCCGGAGGCAATGCCGCGCCTCAAGATCAATCGTCTCTATGCGGACATCCTTAAACGGAGCCATGATGATTCCGCGCGCCGGCTCGTGAGTCAGTTACATGAAGCCAAATGGCTCATCAAGAATGTGCAGCAGCGTTTCGGCACCATACTGAGGGTTTCCTCCGCTGTCGTCGATCGCCAACGGCAGTTTTTTGAGCACGGTGCAGTCGCCATGCGCCCGCTGGTGTTGCGGGAAATTGCGGAAGCGCTTGAGTTGCATGAGTCCACAATTTCGCGTGTGACCACTCAAAAATTTATGCGCACGCCGCGTGGTATATTCGAGTTAAAGTATTTTTTTGGCAGTCACGTGGCAACCGATACCGGTGGCGCCTGTTCCGCCACCGCGATTCGTGCGCTGATCAAGCAAATGGTAAATGCTGAAAATGCAAAGAAACCACTGAGTGATAGTCAGATTTCAGAAATTCTGGGACAGCAAGGCATTGTAGTTGCTCGTCGTACTGTCGCAAAATATCGGGAGTCCATTCAGATTCCTCCCGTTAATCTTCGTAAATCATTTTAA
- the miaA gene encoding tRNA (adenosine(37)-N6)-dimethylallyltransferase MiaA codes for MTEQSSEFQNQDFASFPPAIVLMGPTASGKSGIALEIARNLPVEIVSVDSAQVYRHMDIGTAKPDTQSMAAVPHHLINLIEPHERYSAAQFVSDALVAMREITERGNIPLLAGGTMLYFRALLEGLSELPSADASLRMLIETRAQESGWPALHNELLQLDPVSAARIQPTDSQRIQRALEVCYLAGKPMSEILKKPRHSNLPYHVIRVTLAPGDREVLHQRIAQRFEKMLELGLIDEVRAIRDKFCLNDKSPSMRCVGYRQVWMYLDNEISLGKMRDMALAATRQLAKRQLTWLRPMEGVKKFDCLMENLPEHVWKYLRSTGLKAALVS; via the coding sequence ATGACAGAGCAAAGTTCAGAATTTCAAAACCAGGATTTCGCATCCTTTCCGCCTGCCATTGTTCTAATGGGGCCCACCGCAAGCGGCAAAAGTGGCATCGCGCTGGAAATCGCCAGAAATCTGCCGGTGGAAATCGTTAGCGTGGATTCGGCCCAAGTCTATCGTCATATGGATATTGGTACCGCCAAACCCGATACACAATCCATGGCGGCGGTGCCACACCATCTCATCAATCTGATCGAACCGCACGAGCGATATTCCGCCGCGCAATTTGTGAGTGATGCGCTTGTCGCAATGCGCGAGATCACGGAGCGAGGGAATATTCCGCTGTTGGCGGGCGGTACGATGCTTTATTTCCGAGCACTGCTGGAGGGACTTTCCGAACTTCCTTCCGCGGACGCCAGCCTACGCATGCTGATTGAAACCAGGGCTCAAGAGTCTGGCTGGCCGGCGCTGCATAATGAACTACTGCAGCTTGACCCGGTCAGCGCGGCACGCATTCAACCCACCGACAGCCAGCGCATCCAGCGCGCCCTGGAGGTGTGTTATCTCGCCGGCAAACCCATGTCGGAAATTCTGAAAAAACCCAGACATTCTAATCTTCCTTACCATGTGATTCGCGTCACCCTGGCTCCCGGTGATCGTGAGGTATTGCATCAGCGCATCGCGCAGCGCTTCGAAAAAATGCTTGAACTGGGATTGATCGATGAGGTTCGTGCAATCCGTGATAAATTCTGTCTGAACGACAAAAGCCCTTCGATGCGCTGCGTCGGCTACCGGCAGGTGTGGATGTATCTGGACAATGAAATCAGCCTGGGCAAAATGCGTGATATGGCGCTTGCCGCCACGCGCCAGCTCGCAAAACGGCAACTCACCTGGCTGCGCCCCATGGAAGGTGTAAAGAAATTCGATTGCCTGATGGAAAATTTGCCGGAGCATGTATGGAAATATCTGCGTAGCACTGGTTTGAAAGCGGCGTTGGTTTCATAA
- the kdsC gene encoding 3-deoxy-manno-octulosonate-8-phosphatase KdsC — MQHILERAKKIRAVVFDVDGVLTDGSLYLTDSGEEMKAFNSHDGHGIKMLKASGINIALITGRESRCVALKAKDWGITLVYQGAKVKLPAFEALLQKLELDASACAYVGDDLIDLPVMLRCGLAICVPAAPALVKRHAHYVTCLEGGRGAVREICEMIMQAQDTLDAQLATYLK; from the coding sequence ATGCAACATATACTGGAAAGAGCGAAAAAAATCCGCGCAGTTGTCTTCGACGTGGACGGAGTACTTACCGATGGAAGTCTCTATCTTACGGATAGCGGTGAGGAAATGAAGGCGTTTAATAGTCACGACGGTCACGGCATAAAAATGCTCAAGGCAAGTGGAATCAATATTGCTCTTATCACGGGTAGGGAATCCCGCTGCGTCGCTTTGAAAGCGAAAGACTGGGGCATTACGCTCGTTTATCAGGGCGCGAAAGTCAAGCTGCCCGCATTCGAAGCGCTATTGCAGAAACTGGAACTGGACGCTTCCGCCTGTGCCTATGTGGGTGATGACCTGATAGATTTACCGGTAATGCTGCGCTGCGGTCTGGCTATTTGTGTGCCGGCCGCACCCGCGCTGGTGAAAAGGCACGCGCATTATGTGACTTGTCTCGAAGGCGGGCGCGGCGCGGTGCGGGAGATCTGCGAAATGATAATGCAGGCGCAGGATACGCTGGATGCCCAATTGGCAACGTACCTTAAATGA
- the hpf gene encoding ribosome hibernation-promoting factor, HPF/YfiA family produces MNLNLTGHHVEITPSLRDYVASKMSKVTRHFDHVIDVSVILSVEKLQQKAEANVHVKGKDIFVETDSADMYASIDSLVDKLDRQILRHKEKNTSRRNNGALKNQEMEQPE; encoded by the coding sequence ATGAATCTAAATCTTACCGGTCACCACGTAGAAATTACCCCCTCCTTGCGTGATTATGTCGCTTCAAAGATGAGCAAGGTTACGCGTCATTTCGACCATGTTATTGATGTCAGCGTGATACTGTCGGTGGAAAAACTTCAGCAGAAGGCTGAGGCCAATGTACACGTGAAAGGGAAAGATATTTTTGTGGAGACCGACAGTGCCGATATGTATGCTTCAATAGACAGTCTGGTGGATAAACTTGATCGACAGATTCTCAGGCACAAGGAAAAGAATACAAGCCGCCGCAATAATGGTGCGTTGAAAAATCAGGAAATGGAACAGCCGGAGTAG